TCTATCGAAAATTTGGGAGGCAGAAAATTAACAGGAGGAAGAATAATTCCCAACCGAACTAGAAGGAAATATGAAATAGATAGATACCCAAACGAACCAACTGTAGGTGATACTAAGAATGTAATTCGCAGGGTTCGAGGGAATAATGTTAAAGTTGCATTTAAGTTTGCCGAATATGCAAATGTAAATGATCAAGACACCAAGAAAACAACTAGGGTCAAGATAATTAGGGTCAACAAGAATCCTGCAAATAAAGATTATACAAGAAGAGGTGTAGTTACCAAAGGTTCAATTCTAGAGACCGAATTGGGTCTAGCTAAGGTTGTTTCAAGACCCGGACAAGATGGTATTGTTAATGCAATTATCATAAAACAATAATAATTGCTTAATTTATATCCAAAAGAATAGGAATTTATAAAATATAATTTTAATATCCTTATTGGTAAGGATAGGGATTACGG
This Candidatus Nitrosocosmicus oleophilus DNA region includes the following protein-coding sequences:
- a CDS encoding 30S ribosomal protein S8e, whose translation is MRKSIENLGGRKLTGGRIIPNRTRRKYEIDRYPNEPTVGDTKNVIRRVRGNNVKVAFKFAEYANVNDQDTKKTTRVKIIRVNKNPANKDYTRRGVVTKGSILETELGLAKVVSRPGQDGIVNAIIIKQ